In one Dehalococcoidia bacterium genomic region, the following are encoded:
- a CDS encoding FAD-dependent oxidoreductase yields the protein MRPATVDDVIAAVNFARRAGLVIAVRGGGHNPAGKSTCDGGMVIDLALMRSVWVDPAQGIARAAPGLRLGEFDRATQAFGLATTMGVVPDTGIAGLTLGGGYGWLAGKYGLACDNLLSVDLVTAEGRLIAASAEENTDLFWAVRGAGANFGIVTSFQYVLHEQGPVLGGMLLYPFDAGREVLQTYNEFAKPRRMNSAVSSPCCPVRMAGRLRLCPASPEMSARAKPFFGPCAQH from the coding sequence GTGAGGCCCGCAACGGTCGACGACGTCATCGCCGCGGTCAACTTCGCCCGCCGGGCAGGGCTCGTCATCGCGGTCCGCGGCGGTGGGCACAACCCGGCCGGCAAGTCCACCTGCGATGGGGGCATGGTCATAGACCTGGCCCTCATGCGAAGTGTTTGGGTTGACCCCGCGCAGGGGATCGCAAGGGCGGCGCCCGGGCTCAGGCTTGGTGAGTTCGACCGGGCCACGCAAGCGTTCGGCCTGGCCACGACGATGGGGGTTGTGCCCGACACGGGAATCGCAGGACTGACCCTCGGCGGCGGCTACGGCTGGCTGGCCGGGAAGTACGGCCTCGCCTGCGACAACCTGCTCTCAGTCGACCTCGTCACCGCTGAGGGTCGCCTGATCGCCGCCAGCGCCGAGGAGAACACGGACCTCTTCTGGGCAGTCCGCGGCGCCGGCGCGAATTTCGGCATCGTCACCTCATTCCAATACGTCCTGCACGAGCAGGGCCCCGTTCTCGGCGGCATGCTGCTGTATCCCTTCGATGCCGGGCGCGAGGTGCTCCAGACCTACAACGAGTTCGCGAAACCGCGTCGGATGAACTCAGCTGTATCGTCGCCATGTTGTCCGGTCCGGATGGCAGGGCGATTGCGGTTGTGCCCTGCTTCTCCGGAGATGTCGGCGAGGGCGAAGCCGTTCTTCGGCCCCTGCGCACAGCACTGA